GCCAATTTGCGCGTTCGCGCATGGCCACGGTCCTGGCTTTTTTCAGGGCAAGCTGTTCCACCAGTTCAGCGGGAGAAAGGCCGGATTCGACAGTCTCATCGATATCGCTCGCGCGAATTTCCACGGGAAACGAAAGCGTCACCACAATGATGGCCATTCGCAATTGGCACTATTTACCTTGCCCATATGAAGATCTTTCCTAGTAGAATGAAAGATGTATACTCATAGGGAGGTTTCGCAGAAATGGGGAAATGGGCATCTGTCCTGACGGGGTTGATACTTGCGCTGCTTTTGCTGCCGTATCAGGCGCTGGCAGCCGTAATTGTCGTCGATCCGGGACATGGCGGTTTCGACAGAGGGGCAACGGGAGTAAACGGAGTCTATGAAAAGGATGTAAATTTGCAGATCGCGCAAAAACTGGCCGACAAATTGCGAGAAATGGGCTACATCGCGCAGTTGACTAGAAACAGCGATATTTATCTCAGCTTGCAAAACAGGGTGGATATTACGGCGGCAAAAGACGCGGATTTATTCGTTTCCATTCACGCCAACGCATACCCGGCATCCCCTTCCGTATCCGGAAGCATGGTATTATACTTTGACCGCGCGTTTGAACAAGCGGCATACATACCGAGCAAGCAAATGCGGGAGCTCACTCCGCAAAGCAAAAAGCTGGCGCAAAGCATTGAACAGCAACTGACATTAAGCGCAGGCACGGTGAATCGAGGGATCGTGCCCAGTTCCGTCTTTGTCGTCCGCAAAGGCAAAGTGCCTAGCGTTTTGGTGGAGACCGCTTTTCTCACCAATCCGCGGGAAGCGCAATTGCTGGCAAGCGACGCTTTTCAGCAAAAATTGGCGACAGGAATCGCCAACGGCATAGCGCAATTTATGCCGGCTGATCCTGCAGATATAAGCCATCATTGGGCGAAAGCGGCGATATTGCGCCTTCAGGATGCGGGAATCATCGATGGGAACAAGCCATTTTTGCCAAACGCGGGGTTGTCGCGCGCGGAGTTTGCCGTTATGACTGACCTCGTGTTCCATTTCGCCGATCTGCCGCCCGTCGCGGACGCCCATCGCGAATTCGCCGATTTGCCCGTAACGCATCCGGCATATGAGGCGCTGCAATATGCTGTGCACGACGGATTTTTGCAAGGCTATGACGACGGCCTGCTGCATCCGGACCAAACGATTTCCCGCGAGGAAATGGTCGTAATCCTGGATCGGATCATACGAACTGTGCGCGGCGATGCGGATGCGGATTTGTTTCCGAAGAAAATAAAATACTTTCGTGATGTGCCCATTGATTCGTGGTCGGCGAAAGCCATCTACCGCATACGCGACCTGAACCTGATACGCGGCATAAACGATACCGACTTTGCTCCCAAACGCAGCATTACGAAAGCCGAAGGCGCGGTCATCATCGACCGTTACATGCAAACAGCCGCAGCCGGCCAAACAGGCTCCAACTAAGTCTGCGCCGAAAGCTTCGCCCAAAACTCCGTCTCGGCCAAAATATATTGCAATAGCGCCGATTGGGCTTCACGCAAATAAGCCGCTTCCGGCTTTTTGCGGTAGGCATCCATCGCGACTGCCGCAGTATTGACCGCCTTGCCGATCTCCGCATACGCTTGTTCGGCATCGCGCGGAACGGTACCGGCAAGTTTGGCGGCGGCGGCGCTCCACGTTTGGAAATCACGCTCCAATTGTTTAGCCGCCTCATCCGTAAGCGGCCTGCTTTCCTCCAGGTACAATGCGGTCAAGCCGCTTATCGAACGCGCCAGATTTCGGGCGCTGAGAAAAAAATCATCCAAAGCGGAAGCCCTGGAGCCGGTCCAGTGCACTTTGCTGATTTGCGGCAAATCAATCGTTTTGATATACGCTTCCAGTTTCTTTTCTTCCATGTGCTTGCGCAAATCAAGCGCGTCGTCTTTCGTTGCCGTTACGCCGGCAAATACGTAGTATTTGTCGGTGTGCTGCGTGTAGGCGGCAAAACCGTTGGCCGCCAGTTGTTTTTCCGCTGTTTGGGCTCCCTGCGCGGTGGTGAAAATCCCGTTTTGCAGCATAAAATATGTTTGCGCCGGGATATCCACTTCAAGCCAATCAGCGGCTGAATCGTTCGGGTCGCCGGCGGGCGGCGAATCCGCAGCGGATGCCGCCGGAGCGCCTGTCGACTGCTCCGGAAATGACCCTTCGGCAGGGGCCGATGTTTGGCTTGTCGGCGTTTCCGGGAAAAGGCCCGCTTTGTCGCCGAACAATGCCAAAATAAACATGCCGATAAACAAGCCGGTTACAACAGCGCCGGAAACCGTCGTCATTACTTTCAGCAAGGATGTTCCGCGTCCGCGGGCCGATGCGACGGGAACCGCATGAGGAAAAACCGGCGTGTCCGGTTCGTTCTTTCCAGGCCAGGCATCGGCAAAATAGCCGGTTTCCGGGTCGCTTTTTTCATGCGACCGGCTGCCCGATTGCCGGATTATTTGTTCCAGCTTTCTGGTTTCCTCGTCAAAAGGGCTGGACCATGCGCCAAAGTCCGTCGTGAACATGTTGAGTCCGCTTTTTTCATGTTGGCCTTGGCCATCCGCGCGGTCATCGCCGCGTTTCGGCGGCCCGTTTTCCCCGCGTTCCTTGATGCCGGCGGTTTCACGCCCCTCATTCAAACGATAGGTAATCCGGAATTTGCTCATTCGCCATTCCCCTTGTTCATAGAGTTGTCCCATACCAATCTATGAACAAGCGGGCGCCGATATGCCGCATTTATTCGTAGCGCAGCGCGTCGATCGGCTGCAGCCTGGCAGCTTTGTTGGCCGGATAAAGGCCGAAGAAAATCCCCACTCCGGCAGAAAACGCGAAGGCGAGAAAAATCGCCCACCAGGAAATGATGAACGGCCAATCAATAATGAATGAAAATAATCCGGCGCCGCCCAGTCCCAGCAGTGCTCCAAGAATCCCGCCCAAAATGGACAGCGTCACCGCTTCGATCAGAAACTGCGCCATAATCGTGCCCGGCTTGGCTCCGATTGCCTTGCGGATGCCGATTTCCCTGGTGCGCTCCGTTACGGAAACCAGCATAATGTTCATCACGCCAATGCCGCCGACGAATAAGGATATGCCGGCAATCGAGCCGATAATGGTCTGCAAAATGGTAAATACCGAACCCACCTGCTTTTCGAGATCTTTGCCGGATTGCGTCATATAACTGGAAACATCGGTATTATGCCGTTTTGCCAGGAGCTTTTTTGTTTCGTTGATCGCTTTATCCAGCGTACTTCCCGATGTGGCTTGCAATTCCATGTAATCGATACGGTTTAACGTTGGATCGATCGTGACAGGGACATAAACGGTATACCGCTCGCCGCCCAGCCCGCCCAAAAACGATTCCGATGACTCGTACACGCCGATAATCCGATAGATTTTCCCGTCGATCGGCAACTTTTTATGCAAAGCGGCCTGGGCGGAACCGTAAACCTTCTCGGCAAACTTTGATTCGACGACGATAACCCTTTGCCGGGCTCTAACCTCTCCGGGACTGTAAAACCGGCCGGCCAACATGTTAATATTTTCCAACTCGGTTATATCCGCTGTTGTACCGTTGACGGAAAGTTTTTCGGTGTCTTTCCGCACCGTTACTTCAGAACCGTACGAGATCATGCCCGCGGCAACCCGGATATCAGGCAGGCGTTTGATTTGCTCCAAATCCTGCATCGTCAAGCCGATTTGCTGCAAATTACCGCCATTTTGAAAATTGGGCGTAACCAGAAAAAAGCCTTCCCCGTATTTGGATATTTCCGATACGATGGATGTCTTGCCCGCCTGGCCGATGGACACGACCGTCACAACCGAGCCAACTCCGACAACTATGCCGATAATCGTGAGAAAAGCGCGCATTTTATTCACACGCAAATTATCGAGCGCGATCAGGATGCTTTCCAGCATGCTCATCCTCTGCCGCCTCCCCTCGCCGTATCTTCCAGTATTTCTCCGTCGCCGAACCGGAGCACTCGTTTCGCGTGCGCGGCAATATCCGGTTCATGCGTCACCAAAATAACGGTGGAACCTTCATCATTGATCTGCTTGAACAAATCCATAATTTCCTCGGAAGATTTGGCATCCAGATTTCCCGTCGGCTCATCGGCCAGAAGAACCGCCGGATTCATCGACAAAGCCCGGGCGATCGCCACCCGCTGCCGCTGGCCGCCGGATAACTCGTTGGGGCGATGCTGAATGCGCTCCGCCAGGCCGACTTTTTCAATGAAAAAACGGGCCCGCCGCAGCCGTTCCTGCTTTTTTACGCCGCCATACAGCATGGGCAGTTCGACATTGCGCAGCACGGATTGGCGCGGCAGCAGATTGAAGCTTTGAAAGACGAACCCGATTTTGCGATTGCGCACTTTGGCAAGCTCCTCTTCGGAAAGCGCCTGCACTTCTTGCCCGTCCAGCACATATTTGCCGGCCGTCGGCACATCCAGGCAACCCAGGATGTTCATCAAGGTCGATTTGCCTGACCCGGATGGGCCCATAATCGCCACAAATTCACCGGGTTCAATATCCAGATCGATTGTTTTCAGGGCGACGAGTTCCAACGGGCCATTACGGTAGGTTTTCGTGATACCCCTTAACCGGATCATTTTGCTTTCACCTTTTTGCCTTCCCGCATCCCGTTCTGCACGTCGGCGATAATTTCATCCCCCGCCTTGAGGCCTTTTAGCACCTGCACCAGTTCTTCATTGTCAACGCCCAATTGCACGCTTACGCGGACCGCCCTGCCGTCTTTTACCTCGTAAACATACGATTTGTCGCCGACATATTGCACGGCCGAGAGCGGAATAAGCAGTTTTTCCGGTTGTTTGACAAGCAGTTCGACCGATGCGTTGAAACCGGGTTTAAGCTCCGGCTTTGGTTGGTCAACGGAAACAAGAATTTCTACCATAGGATCTCTCGTCGTTTGATCGACAGGCCGGGCCACCGCGGCAACGGAAGTCAGCGTTCCTTTATATGTATCGGCAAAAGCGTCGCCGGATATGATCGCCTCCATGTTCTCATGCGCCTGGTTGGCGTCCAGTTCGTTCAAATATGCCCGAACGCGCAATTGGCTAATATCGGTAATTTGCAGCGCCGGCATACCTTGCTGCACCATTTGCCCGGAATGAACGGAAAGTTCGGTGACAACGCCGTCGCGTTCGGCCCGAAGTTCTTTCTGCGTCAACTTTTCCTTCAGTGAATCAATTACGATCTCTTCGCCTGCGATTTGTAAATCATAAGACGCATAAGCGTCGCGATCCTCTTCTTCGGGGGCGCCGCCTTGCCAAACCGCCTGGCGATCCGCTTCGAATTGCGCTTTCCGCGCCTGTTCGCGCCCCAGTTTGATCTGCTGCAGTTTATTTTGTTCCAGGGCGATTTGCTGTTCGATATCCGATGTGTCCATGACGACAAGAACCTGGCCTTTTGTTACCTTGTCGCCTTTTTTCACCTTTACTTCGGCTACTTTGCCGTTTAACCCGATCAATTGATCGGAAACGCCGGCCGACTCCAACTTGCCGCTGGCGAATATGTTTTGCGACAGTTCCCCTTGTTCCACTTTGACCAGTTTGACAGGCGTTTTATGATTCAGGCGAATCACGTTGTAGGTAAAAATTCCGGACGCGGCGATGATTAAAATAAGGCCCCATATGAGTTTCTTTTTCATTTTCCATTCACTCCCAAATAGTTGCAACGCGATTGAAAAAGGTTTCGGTTAAGCGGCCAAGCCTTGAGCCAACGATCCGACCAACGCGGAAATGATTTTGAAAACCAGCCAACCGCCGACAATCCACACCGCCACCGAGCCGCGCGGCTTTCTTGCCATCACGGCCGTGCCGATTACGACCAGAATCAGCGCGAAAATGCTGAACGGGTTCAAAAGCTTTGTCAGCTCGAAGGTTAAACCGGTTTTATCCGGCAACATGGCCGCCGCGCTTAACGTGATATCCTTGACGCTGTCGGCGTCGGTAACGCGAGCGAGAATACCCGAAAGAATCGTTTCGATCATAACCGGAACATTCGCATACAGATAAACGGTGACCAGTTGGCCGTATTTGGCTTCGCCGCGCACGATCATATTAACGAACAACAAAAGCAGCGCGCCTAACAACACAACGACGATCGTAATAACGGGAGTCGTAATATATGAAGTTTGTTGCGAAAAGCGAATCATGCTCTCGATATCTACACCACTGTTGGCTTTTTCCAATGCGGCTCGCAATGTTTTTTCCATCAAAGGAGTCTGAAGCCATAAACCTATCGGCGTTACTACCAAAAGAGCGATAAAAGCCGCAATCCAACCTAACTTCCGCTCCCGCAATCCGGCAAATGTTGCGGTAGGAGAAAACAGCACCGTAACAAGATTTTTCACATAAAAGCCCCTTTCAAATCGAAATGACATACTCAAACATTACCACAATAAGGAACAGTGTATCTACCACTTCTTACTTTTCATGTTGGCGATCGGTTTCAAAAATAAAAGCGGTCGGGCGCAACCAACGCGCTGTCAACCG
This region of Bacilli bacterium genomic DNA includes:
- a CDS encoding N-acetylmuramoyl-L-alanine amidase, whose product is MGKWASVLTGLILALLLLPYQALAAVIVVDPGHGGFDRGATGVNGVYEKDVNLQIAQKLADKLREMGYIAQLTRNSDIYLSLQNRVDITAAKDADLFVSIHANAYPASPSVSGSMVLYFDRAFEQAAYIPSKQMRELTPQSKKLAQSIEQQLTLSAGTVNRGIVPSSVFVVRKGKVPSVLVETAFLTNPREAQLLASDAFQQKLATGIANGIAQFMPADPADISHHWAKAAILRLQDAGIIDGNKPFLPNAGLSRAEFAVMTDLVFHFADLPPVADAHREFADLPVTHPAYEALQYAVHDGFLQGYDDGLLHPDQTISREEMVVILDRIIRTVRGDADADLFPKKIKYFRDVPIDSWSAKAIYRIRDLNLIRGINDTDFAPKRSITKAEGAVIIDRYMQTAAAGQTGSN
- a CDS encoding SPOR domain-containing protein; translation: MSKFRITYRLNEGRETAGIKERGENGPPKRGDDRADGQGQHEKSGLNMFTTDFGAWSSPFDEETRKLEQIIRQSGSRSHEKSDPETGYFADAWPGKNEPDTPVFPHAVPVASARGRGTSLLKVMTTVSGAVVTGLFIGMFILALFGDKAGLFPETPTSQTSAPAEGSFPEQSTGAPAASAADSPPAGDPNDSAADWLEVDIPAQTYFMLQNGIFTTAQGAQTAEKQLAANGFAAYTQHTDKYYVFAGVTATKDDALDLRKHMEEKKLEAYIKTIDLPQISKVHWTGSRASALDDFFLSARNLARSISGLTALYLEESRPLTDEAAKQLERDFQTWSAAAAKLAGTVPRDAEQAYAEIGKAVNTAAVAMDAYRKKPEAAYLREAQSALLQYILAETEFWAKLSAQT
- a CDS encoding ABC transporter permease, which produces MSMLESILIALDNLRVNKMRAFLTIIGIVVGVGSVVTVVSIGQAGKTSIVSEISKYGEGFFLVTPNFQNGGNLQQIGLTMQDLEQIKRLPDIRVAAGMISYGSEVTVRKDTEKLSVNGTTADITELENINMLAGRFYSPGEVRARQRVIVVESKFAEKVYGSAQAALHKKLPIDGKIYRIIGVYESSESFLGGLGGERYTVYVPVTIDPTLNRIDYMELQATSGSTLDKAINETKKLLAKRHNTDVSSYMTQSGKDLEKQVGSVFTILQTIIGSIAGISLFVGGIGVMNIMLVSVTERTREIGIRKAIGAKPGTIMAQFLIEAVTLSILGGILGALLGLGGAGLFSFIIDWPFIISWWAIFLAFAFSAGVGIFFGLYPANKAARLQPIDALRYE
- a CDS encoding ABC transporter ATP-binding protein; the protein is MIRLRGITKTYRNGPLELVALKTIDLDIEPGEFVAIMGPSGSGKSTLMNILGCLDVPTAGKYVLDGQEVQALSEEELAKVRNRKIGFVFQSFNLLPRQSVLRNVELPMLYGGVKKQERLRRARFFIEKVGLAERIQHRPNELSGGQRQRVAIARALSMNPAVLLADEPTGNLDAKSSEEIMDLFKQINDEGSTVILVTHEPDIAAHAKRVLRFGDGEILEDTARGGGRG
- a CDS encoding efflux RND transporter periplasmic adaptor subunit, with translation MKKKLIWGLILIIAASGIFTYNVIRLNHKTPVKLVKVEQGELSQNIFASGKLESAGVSDQLIGLNGKVAEVKVKKGDKVTKGQVLVVMDTSDIEQQIALEQNKLQQIKLGREQARKAQFEADRQAVWQGGAPEEEDRDAYASYDLQIAGEEIVIDSLKEKLTQKELRAERDGVVTELSVHSGQMVQQGMPALQITDISQLRVRAYLNELDANQAHENMEAIISGDAFADTYKGTLTSVAAVARPVDQTTRDPMVEILVSVDQPKPELKPGFNASVELLVKQPEKLLIPLSAVQYVGDKSYVYEVKDGRAVRVSVQLGVDNEELVQVLKGLKAGDEIIADVQNGMREGKKVKAK
- a CDS encoding YIP1 family protein: MKNLVTVLFSPTATFAGLRERKLGWIAAFIALLVVTPIGLWLQTPLMEKTLRAALEKANSGVDIESMIRFSQQTSYITTPVITIVVVLLGALLLLFVNMIVRGEAKYGQLVTVYLYANVPVMIETILSGILARVTDADSVKDITLSAAAMLPDKTGLTFELTKLLNPFSIFALILVVIGTAVMARKPRGSVAVWIVGGWLVFKIISALVGSLAQGLAA